From the genome of Eublepharis macularius isolate TG4126 chromosome 12, MPM_Emac_v1.0, whole genome shotgun sequence, one region includes:
- the KAT8 gene encoding histone acetyltransferase KAT8: MAATAGPGGSDNAASAAAAGNDDGGGGGEGDRGSPPGSESRSLGPGGREEEEAAPGPGSAGGPAGQSHAPSSPPPREAEVTVEIGETYLCRRGDGTWHSAEVIQSRINEQEAREEFYVHYVGFNRRLDEWVDKNRLALTKTVKDAVQKNTDQYMNELSEQPERKITRNQKRKHDEINHVQKTYAEMDPTTAALEKEHEAITKVKYVDKIHIGNYEIDAWYFSPFPEDYGKQPKLWICEYCLKYMKFEKTYRYHLGQCQWRQPPGKEIYRKNNISVYEVDGKDHKIYCQNLCLLAKLFLDHKTLYFDVEPFVFYILTEVDRQGAHIVGYFSKEKESPDGNNVACILTLPPYQRRGYGKFLIAFSYELSKLESTVGSPEKPLSDLGKLSYRSYWSWVLLEILRDFRGTLSIKDLSQMTSITQNDIISTLQSLNMVKYWKGQHVICVTPKLVEEHLKSAQYKKPPITVDSLCLRWAPPKHKQAKISKK; this comes from the exons ATGGCAGCGACTGCGGGACCCGGAGGGAGCGATAACGCCGCCAGCGCCGCCGCTGCTGGGAACGACGACGGTGGCGGCGGGGGAGAAGGGGACAGGGGGAGCCCCCCCGGCTCGGAGTCACGGAGCCTAGGGCCGGGGGGGCGAGAAGAAGAGGAGGCGGCTCCGGGGCCAGGCAGCGCGGGGGGCCCGGCTGGCCAAAGTCACGCGCCCTCGTCGCCGCCCCCCCGAGAGGCCGAAGTCACCGTGGAGATCGGCGAGACTTACCTGTGTCGGCGCGGGGACGGGACGTGGC ATTCTGCTGAAGTGATCCAGTCTCGAATTAATGAACAAgaagccagggaggaattttATGTGCACTATGTTGGCT TCAACCGGCGTCTGGATGAGTGGGTTGATAAGAACCGTTTGGCCCTTACAAAAACAGTCAAAGACGCAGTGCAGAAGAACACAGACCAGTACATGAATGAGCTCTCCGAGCAGCCTGAGCGCAAGATCACCCGCAACCAGAAGCGAAAACATGATGAGATCAACCATGTGCAGAAG ACTTATGCTGAGATGGatcccaccacagcagctttagaGAAGGAACATGAAGCA ATCACCAAGGTGAAATACGTGGACAAGATCCATATTGGAAACTATGAGATCGATGCTTGGTATTTCTCACCTTTCCCAGAGGATTATGGAAAGCAACCCAAGCTGTGGATCTGCGAGTACTGCCTCAAGTACATGAAGTTTGAGAAGACCTACCGCTATCACCTT GGCCAGTGCCAGTGGAGGCAACCACCAGGCAAGGAGATCTACCGCAAGAACAACATCTCAGTGTATGAGGTGGATGGCAAAGATCACAAG ATTTACTGCCAGAACCTGTGTCTCTTGGCCAAGCTTTTCCTGGACCACAAGACCCTCTATTTTGATGTGGAGCCTTTTGTTTTCTACATTCTTACTGAGGTCGACAGGCAAGGGGCCCATATCGTCGGCTATTTCTCCAAG GAGAAGGAGTCACCAGATGGTAACAATGTGGCCTGCATCCTCACCTTGCCCCCATACCAGAGGCGGGGTTATGGGAAGTTCCTCATTGCTTTCA GCTATGAGCTCTCCAAGCTGGAAAGTACTGTGGGTTCACCAGAGAAGCCTCTCTCAGACCTGGGCAAGTTGAGCTATCGGAGCTACTGGTCATGGGTGCTGCTGGAGATCCTCCGGGATTTTCGCGGTACACTTTCCATCAAAGATCTCAG TCAGATGACGAGCATCACACAAAATGACATTATCAGTACACTGCAGTCACTGAATATGGTCAAGTACTGGAAGGGACAGCATGTTATCTGTGTCACCCCCAAGTTGGTTGAAGAGCACCTCAAGAGTGCCCAGTATAAGAAGCCTCCTATCACAG tgGATTCTCTTTGCCTGAGATGGGCACCTCCTAAACACAAACAAGCGAAGATTTCCAAGAAGTGA
- the PRSS8 gene encoding prostasin isoform X2: MAGLLAPRGLLLGLLLACVVEETRNQNVLCGVPALGRIVGGTDAQSGQWPWQIGLQIHGRHHVCGGSLITPQWLITAAHCFPHVNPYDIYDVTLGAFQLQNPTQNTVVRRVAAVIKHPHYTEDEGSKGDIALVKLNEPVTYSRTVRPICLPASSVNFPVGMKCTVTGWGNVLTSTSLPSPKTLQQLDVPIMGTDTCRCLYSLNPDPEDPHIIHNDMMCAGHAEGKKDACQGDSGGPLSCHVNGTWLLAGVVSWGDSCGQPNRPGVYTQVSAFVNWIKENVREVALAAVAVEEEPVSEEGMCSTAPLLLLPSWILLACVALLCAFGAG; encoded by the exons ATGGCGGGGCTGCTGGCACCtcgggggctgctgctgggcctctTGCTGGCCTGTG TCGTAGAAGAGACCAGAAATCAAAATG TGTTATGTGGGGTGCCTGCCCTGGGGCGGATCGTGGGTGGTACAGACGCCCAAAGTGGACAGTGGCCCTGGCAGATCGGCCTTCAAATCCACGGTCGGCATCATGTCTGTGGAGGGTCCCTCATCACCCCGCAGTGGTTGATCACGGCTGCACATTGCTTTCCCCA CGTAAACCCATACGACATTTACGATGTGACCTTGGGCGCCTTCCAGCTCCAAAATCCTACACAGAACACAGTAGTGAGGAGGGTGGCGGCAGTCATCAAACATCCCCACTACACGGAGGATGAAGGATCTAAAGGGGACATTGCGCTGGTGAAACTTAATGAGCCGGTCACTTACAGCCGCACCGTCCGGCCAATCTGTCTTCCGGCGTCTTCTGTCAACTTCCCCGTCGGCATGAAGTGCACCGTCACTGGCTGGGGCAACGTGCTCACATCTA CcagccttccctcacccaagacCCTGCAGCAGCTCGACGTGCCCATCATGGGGACGGACACCTGCCGCTGCCTGTACAGCTTGAATCCTGACCCTGAGGACCCCCACATCATCCACAATGACATGATGTGCGCTGGCCATGCCGAGGGCAAGAAGGATGCCTGTCAG GGTGACTCCGGGGGACCCCTCTCTTGTCATGTAAACGGTACCTGGCTACTGGCTGGGGTAGTAAGCTGGGGGGATTCGTGTGGGCAGCCCAACCGTCCTGGTGTCTACACACAAGTTTCAGCCTTTGTGAATTGGATCAAGGAAAATGTCCGAGAAGTGGCCCTTGCTGCTGTGGCTGTGGAAGAAGAGCCAGTCTCTGAGGAAGGAATGTGTTCCACAGCACCCCTCTTGCTTTTGCCTTCTTGGATTTTGCTAGCTTGTGTGGCTTTATTGTGTGCCTTTGGGGCTGGTTAA
- the PRSS8 gene encoding prostasin isoform X1, producing MAGLLAPRGLLLGLLLACVVEETRNQNVLCGVPALGRIVGGTDAQSGQWPWQIGLQIHGRHHVCGGSLITPQWLITAAHCFPHVNPYDIYDVTLGAFQLQNPTQNTVVRRVAAVIKHPHYTEDEGSKGDIALVKLNEPVTYSRTVRPICLPASSVNFPVGMKCTVTGWGNVLTSTSLPSPKTLQQLDVPIMGTDTCRCLYSLNPDPEDPHIIHNDMMCAGHAEGKKDACQGDSGGPLSCRIGNVWLLAGVVSWGDACGASNRPGVYIRTSNYAAWIKENIPEVEFSQATADMEPVSEEGVCSNTTTSRPGRYDDIQPPPGWSRPITPKPPSSNSTAYRASLPFLLLFLLPIFWYFL from the exons ATGGCGGGGCTGCTGGCACCtcgggggctgctgctgggcctctTGCTGGCCTGTG TCGTAGAAGAGACCAGAAATCAAAATG TGTTATGTGGGGTGCCTGCCCTGGGGCGGATCGTGGGTGGTACAGACGCCCAAAGTGGACAGTGGCCCTGGCAGATCGGCCTTCAAATCCACGGTCGGCATCATGTCTGTGGAGGGTCCCTCATCACCCCGCAGTGGTTGATCACGGCTGCACATTGCTTTCCCCA CGTAAACCCATACGACATTTACGATGTGACCTTGGGCGCCTTCCAGCTCCAAAATCCTACACAGAACACAGTAGTGAGGAGGGTGGCGGCAGTCATCAAACATCCCCACTACACGGAGGATGAAGGATCTAAAGGGGACATTGCGCTGGTGAAACTTAATGAGCCGGTCACTTACAGCCGCACCGTCCGGCCAATCTGTCTTCCGGCGTCTTCTGTCAACTTCCCCGTCGGCATGAAGTGCACCGTCACTGGCTGGGGCAACGTGCTCACATCTA CcagccttccctcacccaagacCCTGCAGCAGCTCGACGTGCCCATCATGGGGACGGACACCTGCCGCTGCCTGTACAGCTTGAATCCTGACCCTGAGGACCCCCACATCATCCACAATGACATGATGTGCGCTGGCCATGCCGAGGGCAAGAAGGATGCCTGTCAG GGTGACTCCGGAGGACCTCTGTCCTGCCGCATAGGCAATGTCTGGTTGCTGGCCGGGGTTGTAAGCTGGGGAGATGCATGCGGGGCCTCCAACAGACCTGGTGTATATATCCGTACCTCGAACTACGCTGCCTGGATTAAAGAGAATATTCCAGAGGTGGAGTTCAGCCAAGCGACTGCCGATATGGAGCCAGTGTCCGAGGAGGGCGTGTGCTCCAATACTACTACTAGCCGGCCGGGCCGTTATGATGATATCCAGCCTCCGCCAGGGTGGTCCCGTCCCATCACCCCTAAACCGCCTTCCTCAAACAGCACCGCCTACCGGGCTAGCCTTCCCTTTctccttctttttctccttccgaTCTTCTGGTACTTCCTATAA